Within Longimicrobium sp., the genomic segment TCCCACGGCTCCCAGAACACGGGGGGGACGAACGCCGCCTTCAGCAGGTCGCGGAAGTCCTCGCGCCCCTTGAGCAGGTCCAGGTCCACGACGGCCACCGCCGGGATCCCCATCTCGCGCAGCGGCCGCAGGATGCGGCGGATGGTCTGCTTGTTCTGCGCGTTCAGGAACACGCACCCGTCGGCCCCGCCCTCGCGCGCGGCCAGGAGCCGCTCGTTGACCTCGCTGTAGAAGACGCGGTCGGCGTCGGCCTCGCAGATGATGGCGCCCTCGTGGAACAGCGCCCCCAGCACGCCGGTGGAGCGCAGCAGCGGGTCCTTCATCATGGCGTCGAGCTTCTCGGCCGAAAGGAGCCGCGCGGTGGCCACGCCGGCGCGCCAGGTGAGCCGCACCACGTTCACCCGCTTGCCGCTCTGCACGCACCCCATCAGGAACTCGGGCGAGTGGGTGGAGGCCAGCACGTTGGCCCCGCGGTCGGCCGCGAGCTGCGTGAGGCGCTTGCCCAGCTTGCGGGTGAGCGGCGGGTGCAGGAACGCCTCGGGCTCGTCCACCAGCATGATGCGGTAGTCGGCGCTCATCACCGCCGAGGTGAGGCCGGTGAAGGCGCGCACCCCGTCGCTGAGCTCGGCGATGTCGTGCGCCCGGCCGTGGAAGGCCAGCGCCCGCTCGTCGTCGCCCTGCTCCTCGGCCGTGTCGAAGGGCGCGCGCTCCGACATGCGGATGCGGAACACCTCGCCGTCGGTCTTGTCGATGGCGAAGTAGAGCCCGAAGGCGTCGGCGGTGATCTCGCGGATGCGCTCGCGGGCCCGGTGGTCGCGGTAGAGCGCCCCCAGGTGGTGCGCGGGGTGGGCGTCGGGGTCGCCCGCGGCGCGCGGCTGCGTGAGCAGCAGGCGCGTCTGCCCGTCCAGGCGCACCGTGAAGAGGGTGAGCACGTCGCGGCAGAGCAGCTCGAACTCGTCCTCGGTGAGGTCGTCGACCGAGTGGAGCGCCTTGATCACGGCGTCCAGGTTGATGAGCTGCTCCTCCAGGGGCTCGGGCGCGTCGGTGGCGCGGCGGCGCGACACCTCGCTGGGCGACTTGAGCCGCACCACGCGCGTGTAGCCGGGGAGCGACTCGCCGGGCTCGTCCTTCAGCTGGCGCGAGAGCACCATCTGCATGACCACTTCGGGCGCGGGAAGGTCGGGCTCCAGCCCGGCGACGATGTAGCCCACCATCTCGCCGCCGCTCTCGATGAAGTCCTCCAGCTCGCGCAGCGCCAGGCTCTTCCCCGAGTTGTTGGGCCCCACGAACACGGTCATGGGCCCCGGCGAGAAGCTGAGCCCCTCGTCGCCCTCCTCGGCCCCGAACCGCAGGGTGATGGTCTTGAGCATCGTGGCGGAGATTCGGTGCGCCGGGAAGCTACCCGGCGTGCGGTGGCCGCGGCTGGACCCGTCCTGTCCTTCCCTCCCCGGCTTGCGGCCCCCGCGCGCCCCTGATTCTCCCGCGCGCCAGCATGCCGTTCGCACCGCGATCGCTGCCCGCCGGATTGCCAGAAGCGCGCCAGCCCCGTTTCATCCGTCCAGTCCGCCCCTTGTCGCCGCACGGGGGGCGCACGCACCTTGTCGCCGTCCCCGTCCGCCATCCGTCCATCCCCAGGAGGAGCGCCCATGCCCGCCACGCCCCGCTTCCCGGCCCTCGCGGCCGCCCTCGGCTTCGCGCTCCTCCCGCTCGCCGCCGCGGCGCAGCCGGGGACGGACACGGTGCGCGTGCAGGTGGTGCCGGTGGCGGGCGGTGTGTGGATGCTGGTGGGGCGCGGCGGCAACATCGGCGTGTCGGCGGGCGACGACGGGGTGGTGCTGGTGGACGACCAGTACGCGCCGCTCACGGAGCGCATCCGCGCGGCCGTGGCCACGGTGAGCCCGCGCCCGATCCGCTTCGTGCTGAACACGCACTGGCACCCCGACCACACGGGCGGCAACGAGAACCTGGGGCGCGGCGGGGCGCTGATCGTGGCGCACGACAACGTGCGGGTGCGCCTCGGCAGCGAGCAGTTCGTGGAGCGGCTGAACCAGCGCTTCCCGCCCTCGCCGGTGGCGGCGCTCCCGGTGGTGACCTTCAACGACGCGGTCACCTTCCACCTGAACGGCGACGAGGTGCACGCCTTCCACGTGGCCCCCGCGCACACCGACGGCGACGCGGTGGTGCACTGGCGCCGCGCCAACGTCATCCACATGGGCGACGTGTTCTTCAACGGCGCGTACCCGTTCGTCGACACCTCGAGCGGCGGCTCGGTGCGCGGCGTGCTGGCCGCGTGCGAGCGCGCGCTGGCGCTGGCGAACGCCGAGACGAAGGTGATCCCCGGCCACGGCGCGCTCTCCGACCGCGCCGGGCTGCAGGCGTACCGCGACATGCTGGCGACGGCCGTCCAGCGCGTCTCGGCCGCGGTGGCCGCGGGGAAGACGCTGGAGCAGGTGAAGGCCGAGCGCCCCCTGGCCGACCTGGACGCCGCCTGGGGCCGGGGCTTCATCACCCCCGAGTCGTTCCTGGAGACGCTCTACCGCGAGCTCGCGAGCGCGGCGCGGCGGTGAGGGGCGGATGACGCGGATGACGGACTCGCGCGCTTCGGCGGGCTCCGGCGCCGCGGCGGGCGGCCCTCACCCGCCGCCTTAGAGCGGCAACCCTCTCCCAACTTCGGGAGAGGGTGGACTTTACGGGGCTCGGCGGGGGAATCGGGGGTTGCCGGCTGTCCCCTGTACCCTATCCCCTGTTCCCTGGCGGTTGCGTGAGGGATGCGCGCCCGGAGGGCCGGGACACGGGCGCACCGGGGGTTGGGCGCGAACGTGGCCCGGCGCGGTTGGGCACGGTCGTATCGTGCCCTACCGCGCGCGCAGCCCGGCCCGGAGCGCAGCGGAGGGACACGCCCGAACCCGCAGTTCGTCGTTCGTCGTTCGCATGTGCCTGATCCCACCCGAGCGCGGAGGAGAGACGTGGCGGGCTCCGAGGCGGCGATCCGCAGGCAGTCCGAGGTCTACGTGGGCGGGATGGCGGGGAGGACGCCCACCATCCCCGTGGACGTGCGCGAGCTGGAGGAGGAGGCGCGCCGGGCCATGTCGCGCGAGGCGTACGCCTACGTGGCGGGCGGCGCCGGCGGCGAGAGCACCGTGCGCGCCAACCGCGAGGCGTTCGAGCGCTGGCGCATCGTCCCCCGCGTGCTGCGCGACGTCTCCGAGCGCGACACCTCGGTGGAGCTCTTCGGGCGCGAGCTTCCCGCGCCGCTCCTGGTGGCGCCGATCGGCGTGCTGGAGCTGGCGCACGCGGAGGCCGACCTGGGCGTGGCGGCCGCCGCGGCCGAGGCGGGGGTGCCGATGGTGTTCTCCAGCCAGGCCTCGGTGCCGATGGAGGAGTGCGCCCGGGCGATGGGCGGCGCCCCGCGCTGGTTCCAGCTCTACTGGAGCAGGAACGACGCGCTGGTGGAGAGCTTCGCCCGCCGCGCGGAAGGCTGCGGCTGCGAGGCGATCGTGGTGACGCTCGACACCACGCTGCTCGGCTGGCGCACGCGCGACCTGGACCTGGCCTACCTCCCCTTCCTGCGCGGCAAGGGGATCGCGCAGTACGTGAGCGACCCCGTCTTCATGGCCAGCCTGGACGACGTGGCGCCCTCCGCGGCGGCCGGCCAGAAGCGCGAGGTGAACCTGCGCTCACTGGCGGCGTTCGTGGAGCTCACGCGCGCGCACCCGGGGAGCTTCTGGAAGAACCTGCGCTCGAAGGCGCCGCTGGCGGCGGTGCAGCAGTTCGTGGGCACCTACTCGCGCCCGTCGCTCACCTGGGACGACCTCCCCTTCCTGCGCGGGCGCACGAAGCTGCCGATCCTGCTGAAGGGCATCCTCCACCCCGACGACGCCCGCCGCGCGCTGGATCACGGGATGGACGGGGTGATCGTCTCCAACCACGGCGGCCGCCAGGTGGACGGCGCGATCGCGACGCTGGACGCGCTCCCGGGGATCGTCGAGGCGGTCGCCGGCCGCGCACCCGTGCTGATGGACAGCGGCGTGCGCGGCGGCGCGGACGTCTTCAAGGCGCTGGCCCTGGGCGCCCGCGCGGTGCTGGTCGGCCGCCCGTACGTCTACGCGCTGGCGCTCGCGGGCCGCGCGGGCGTGCTGGAGCTGCTCAGGAACTGGATCGCCGACTTCGAGCTGACCATGGGGCTGGCCGGGTGCCGCTCGGTGGCCGAGATCGGACCGGAGGCGCTGGTGCGGGCGCAGTAAGGCGAGCAGGTGTGCGTCGAATTACCCGACGACGACTGGATAATCGATTCGCCGCGATGCAAAGCGGAGGCAGGCTTCGACGTCCTCCGGTTCGAGATCCGGAAGCTCCTCCAGGACCTGCTCGCGCGTCAGCCCGGAGGCGAGCAGGTCGAGGACGTCGGTCGCGCGAATGCGCATTCCCCTGATGCAGGGGCGCCCGCTGCACTGGCGGGGGTTCACGGTGATGCGATCCATCAAGCCCACAGGACTATACCAATCAGCTGAGGATCCGTCCAAGATCAAAAAAACCTACAACTCAATGCCTCACACGGAGTTAACGGAGACAACAGAGAACCCGTGCCGTTCTCCGCTGACTCCGCTGACTCCGTGTGAGATTCTGCAGTTCGTCCCCGGCCCGGCGCCTCACATCGGCGTGGCGCCGCGGTACTTGGAGAGCGCCTCCAGGAACACCTTGCTGGCGCGGGCGAAGGCGCCGCGGCGGCGCAGCTCCGTGGGGCTGGAGCCCACGAACTTCTGCGTGACGCGCCTGAGCCCGCTGTCCGACGAGTAGCCGCAGGCGTGCGCCACCGAGAGCACCGTGCGCCCGGGGTCGTCCAGGAGCTCGCACGCCAGCAGGATGCGCATCCACGCCAGCAGCTTGCGCGGCGGCGGCAGCTCGGCGCGCTCGCACCAGCGCAGCAGCGTGCGGCGCGAGAGCTGGAGCGAGCGGGCCAGGTCGCGCCCGTGGCCGCCCACCGCCACCACCTCGGCGGCCGCGTCGACGATGGCGCGCGCGCGCCCCGGCGTGTCGGGCGGCAGCACGTTCTCCAGCAGCGCCTTGAGCGGGCGGCCCTGCGAGGCGCGGAAGCGCTGCACCAGCGCCTGCGGCGTGTCGTCGTGGGCGATGGAGATCACCTGCACCACGCCCCACTTCCCCAGCGTGCGCAGGTCGTCCACCCGCTCGGGCTTCACCTCCAGCGCGGCGAACACCGCCGTGGAGGGGAACTCCACCAGCAGCGAGCGCAGCGCCGGCGAGGGGCCCGCGCGGCCGTTGGTGTCTTCGTAGGGGTTCACCACCACCAGCGCCGAGGGGGGCGAGTCGCGCACCGCCTCTTCCAGCGAGGGCCAGTCGGGGACCGCCTGGAACGTGTACTCCTTGCCCGCGACCTTGCGGACGCGCTCGCGGAACTGCTCGTCGCCGTGCAGGACCAGAAGGGGGCGTGCTCCGATCTTCATAAGCGTGGCCGGGCTGAAGGTGACCTGGGTTGTCCGCGGGTGGCGGGGGTGTGTCTTTCGGTGTCGCCCGCCGGGCGCACCGAAGCCTCCGCCTGCCGCGGGAATACGCTTCACCGCCGGCGCGCCCCCGCGTCAGGGGCGCGCCGGCGGGGGACTACCGGGCGACCAGCGAGGCGTTCAGCGAGCGGACCAGGTCCGCCGCGAACGCGTCCGTCTCCTCCTCGCGCTCGGGGCGCGGCGGCGCCTCGGCGCGGGTGCGCACGGCGCGGCCGCGGCGCGCCGACTCCAGCACCGACTCGGCGGTGAGCAGGGTGCGTCCCTCGCCCCGGTCGCGGGCGATCTTCACCGCGCGCTCGGCCGCGCGCTCGGCCCGCTCGCTCTCGCCGAGCTGCGCGGCGCCGTGGGCCAGCTCCAGCAGCACCGCGCTGGCGTTCTCGGTCTGCTCGTTGCGCGCGAGCCCGTCCCACACCTCGTCCCAGCTCTCCTCGAAGAGCCGCCGCTGCCCGGCGCCGGCGGAGGCGCGCACGATGTTGGCGAGCCCCACCAGCCGGTCCTCGTGCCGCATCATGTGCGGCAGGAGCGCCTGGAACACGGTGAGCGCCGCGGCGAAGTGGCCGCGCTCCATCCAGAAGTAGGCGATGTCGTTGGCCAGCGCCGAGAGCCGCGGGTGGTCGGGGCCGTACAGCTCGAAGGCGCCCCGGGCGTAGCGCTCGGCGTCGTCGTTCTGGTTGGACCCGGCCGCGAGCACGAACAGGTCGTGCAGCGCGGCGCCCTGGATCGAGCGCAGGCTGTGGCGGCGCGCCGCGCGCAGCGCGCGCACGTGGAAGCGCCGCGCCGCGGGGAAGTTGCCGCGCTGCTTGTACAGGTTGCCGAGCCCCGAGAAGGCCAGCGCGTAGCTGGTCCAGTCGCCGCTCTGGCGGGCCAGCGCCACGGCGCGGCGGAACCAGGTCTCGGCGCGCGAGTACTCGGCCCGCCGCCGCGCCAGGCGCCCCACCGCGTACGCCGCGCCCGCGTCGAACGGCACCGCCAGCGCCGCGGCCTGCGCGAAGGCGATGGAGGTGGCGGCGTGGTCGTGGTTGTCGGCCCAGTGCGCCACGTGCTGGCAGGCCAGCTCCACCGCCTCGGGCCGCGCCTCGCCGGGCGAGGCCACCATGCGCATGATGGTCATCAGCGGCGACTCGAGCTGCACGTCCACCTCGGCCGAGCGGATCATCCCCAGCAGCCACGCGTCGGCGCCCGGCACGAACACCTCCGCGCGCTCGTCGGGCGGAAAGCTGGACCACAGGTTCACGTCGCGCAGCGACTGCCACAGCAGGAGCCCCAACGGCCCCCGCACCTCGTCGAGCACGCCCAGTCCTTCGAACGCCTCCTGTCCATGGGTGATCGCGGGAGGGGTCCGCCAGCGGCGCGTGGTGCGGCGCACCGGCGGCGTGAGTCGCTTGGGTCGCATGTCCTGACTCCGGGAGTGCAGCAGGTGGGAAGGGACGGCCCCGGACCAGCGGGTTGGGAAATTTGCACGGTATGATAAGCGCTATCTCCCTGCCGCGCCATGGTCTTGCGAAGCCCCTCCCTCAGAAAGCTACTCCCACCTGAGCGCAGTCGGTCCCATTAAGATCGCACACGAAAGTGCCAATATCGACACCCACGGGACATTAGATCATGTAGCGGGGGTTCGTGTATACACGCAAGTCCGCTCGTATTCTTCCCTCCGGTGCAGCCCCCGGACGCATACTGGCCGCCCCCTGGACCGTACCCGCGCCGGCCGCATTGTGTCGGCAAGCGAGGAGAAATCGTTTCCATCCGGACCCGGTCCGAGAGCCTCGGGAGGGGGGACGGGAGGCGTGACGGGGCCCGCGCGGCGAGCTGGAGCGCCGGACCGTTCCCAATCGGGAACACCCGCTCCTCACCCGCTGTCCCCCGCCACCCGCCGGAGGTCGGCGATGGCCCGCTCGGCGTAGCGCGCCGCGTGGGGTCCGCCGCGGTCGAGGTCGATCGACTGCAGGGCGGAGGAGGCGTCCACCAGCAGCCCCTGCTCGCGCGCGAAGCCCGGGGCGCGCAGGTCCAGCTCCTCGATCTGCTCGTCGATGCGCGCCAGCAGGCCGCGCAGCTCGGGAATCAGCGCCCCGCGCTCCAGCGGGTCGGCGGCCGCGGCCAGGGCGTGGAAGCGCTCGATGGCCTGCCCGCAGAGCCGCCGGAACTCGGGCGGATGGGAGGGAATCGCCGGGTCGGTCATCGGACGGGGCACGGGAGAGGCGGACGTCGCCTGCAACATGCCCCCGCGCGGCGGCGCGGTCAACCGGGCTCGCCGGAGTGCGACAGCCCCGGTCTCGCTAGGGGTTCCTCTGCTGACTTCGCTGACTCTGCGCGAGACCTGCCGTTTCCGATCCGGGGCGCGGACGCATAAGGCGAACGGCACCGGACGCGAGCGCCCGGTGCCGTTCTCCGTTTCGGCTGATCGAGGAAAGACTACCGCGCCTTCGCCTTCTCCTCGGCGATCCAGCGCTCGATCTTCTCGCGCAGCATGGGGAGCGTGACGGTGCCGTCCTCCAGCACCCGGTCGTGGAAGGCGCGGATGTCGAAGCGGCCGCCCAGCTCGCGCTCGGCCTGCTCGCGCAGGGACCGGATCTCCAGCATCCCGGTCATGTAGGCGGTCGCCTGGCCGGGCCAGACGATGTAGCGGTCCACCTCGTTCTCCACCTGCGTGCGCGACTCGGCGGTGTGGCGCAGCATGTAGTCGACGGCCTGCTCGCGCGTCCACCCCAGCACGTGCATCCCGGGGTCCACCACCATGCGCGCCGCGCGCAGCGCCTCGTTGGAGAGCAGCCCCATGCGGTCCAGGTCCGACGAGAAGAGCCCCATCTCGTCGGCCAGCCGCTCGGCGTACAGGCCCCACCCCTCGCTGAAGCCCGAGTTGCCCAGCACCCGGGTGACCATGTGCGCCTGCGGCCGCTCCAGCGCCAGCGCCAGCTGCAGGTGGTGCCCCGGGATCGCCTCGTGGAAGGCGGTGGACTCGATGGAGGTCCTGCTCGTCTTCTCGGGCTCGTAGGTGTTGATGCGAAAGCGCCCCGGGCGGCTGCCGTCGGCGGTGGGGAGCTCGTAGCTGGCGCCGGGTGCCGAGCGCTCCTCGAACTCCTGGTACGGCTCCACCACCACGTCGGCCCGCGGGAGGCGGCCGAACCACTTCCCCATCTCCCGCTTGCTCCGCCCGATGGCCGCGTTGGAGTAGTCGATGATCTGCTGGCGCGTGCGGAAGGTGTACTGCGTGTCGGTGCGCAGCCGCTCCAGCAGCGCAGGGACGTCGGAGGTGTTGAAGCTGCGCTGGGCGATGGTGCGCATCTCGGCCTGGATCTTCTCCATCTGCTGCAGGCCGGTGCGGTGGATCCACTGCGGGTCCTTCTCCAGCGTGGTGAAGCTCCTCACGCGCGCCCGGTAGCACTCCGCCCCGCTCGGCAGCGCCGAGACGCCCACCGCGTCGCGCGCCCGCGGCAGGTACTCGCTCGCCAGGAAGTCGTGGTGGCGCCGGATGGCGGGGTTGATCTGGGTGGTGACGAGCTGCTCCCACTCGCGGCGGAACGCGGCGTCGCTGTCGCGCTGCGCGGGCGAGTAGAAGGGCGACTGCGCGGCCGCGCCCGCCACCATCAGCTCCAGCTGCTCGATCACGCGGCG encodes:
- a CDS encoding AAA family ATPase; translation: MLKTITLRFGAEEGDEGLSFSPGPMTVFVGPNNSGKSLALRELEDFIESGGEMVGYIVAGLEPDLPAPEVVMQMVLSRQLKDEPGESLPGYTRVVRLKSPSEVSRRRATDAPEPLEEQLINLDAVIKALHSVDDLTEDEFELLCRDVLTLFTVRLDGQTRLLLTQPRAAGDPDAHPAHHLGALYRDHRARERIREITADAFGLYFAIDKTDGEVFRIRMSERAPFDTAEEQGDDERALAFHGRAHDIAELSDGVRAFTGLTSAVMSADYRIMLVDEPEAFLHPPLTRKLGKRLTQLAADRGANVLASTHSPEFLMGCVQSGKRVNVVRLTWRAGVATARLLSAEKLDAMMKDPLLRSTGVLGALFHEGAIICEADADRVFYSEVNERLLAAREGGADGCVFLNAQNKQTIRRILRPLREMGIPAVAVVDLDLLKGREDFRDLLKAAFVPPVFWEPWEEQRNRLHQKFRNEDYKEGGIYRAPGDVRKLAETLLEGCAEYGLFLVPTGELECWLPEMEVGGHGPEWLTAVFQKMGTDPTRDDYQRPGKGGVWAFMQRVARWIADPRRKGMAEEVIPIDHLLPPPDEEKRPAPEPEAPEPAPAEAAA
- a CDS encoding MBL fold metallo-hydrolase, which translates into the protein MPATPRFPALAAALGFALLPLAAAAQPGTDTVRVQVVPVAGGVWMLVGRGGNIGVSAGDDGVVLVDDQYAPLTERIRAAVATVSPRPIRFVLNTHWHPDHTGGNENLGRGGALIVAHDNVRVRLGSEQFVERLNQRFPPSPVAALPVVTFNDAVTFHLNGDEVHAFHVAPAHTDGDAVVHWRRANVIHMGDVFFNGAYPFVDTSSGGSVRGVLAACERALALANAETKVIPGHGALSDRAGLQAYRDMLATAVQRVSAAVAAGKTLEQVKAERPLADLDAAWGRGFITPESFLETLYRELASAARR
- a CDS encoding lactate 2-monooxygenase, which gives rise to MAGSEAAIRRQSEVYVGGMAGRTPTIPVDVRELEEEARRAMSREAYAYVAGGAGGESTVRANREAFERWRIVPRVLRDVSERDTSVELFGRELPAPLLVAPIGVLELAHAEADLGVAAAAAEAGVPMVFSSQASVPMEECARAMGGAPRWFQLYWSRNDALVESFARRAEGCGCEAIVVTLDTTLLGWRTRDLDLAYLPFLRGKGIAQYVSDPVFMASLDDVAPSAAAGQKREVNLRSLAAFVELTRAHPGSFWKNLRSKAPLAAVQQFVGTYSRPSLTWDDLPFLRGRTKLPILLKGILHPDDARRALDHGMDGVIVSNHGGRQVDGAIATLDALPGIVEAVAGRAPVLMDSGVRGGADVFKALALGARAVLVGRPYVYALALAGRAGVLELLRNWIADFELTMGLAGCRSVAEIGPEALVRAQ
- a CDS encoding DUF433 domain-containing protein — protein: MDRITVNPRQCSGRPCIRGMRIRATDVLDLLASGLTREQVLEELPDLEPEDVEACLRFASRRIDYPVVVG
- a CDS encoding helix-turn-helix domain-containing protein, whose translation is MKIGARPLLVLHGDEQFRERVRKVAGKEYTFQAVPDWPSLEEAVRDSPPSALVVVNPYEDTNGRAGPSPALRSLLVEFPSTAVFAALEVKPERVDDLRTLGKWGVVQVISIAHDDTPQALVQRFRASQGRPLKALLENVLPPDTPGRARAIVDAAAEVVAVGGHGRDLARSLQLSRRTLLRWCERAELPPPRKLLAWMRILLACELLDDPGRTVLSVAHACGYSSDSGLRRVTQKFVGSSPTELRRRGAFARASKVFLEALSKYRGATPM
- a CDS encoding tetratricopeptide repeat protein is translated as MRPKRLTPPVRRTTRRWRTPPAITHGQEAFEGLGVLDEVRGPLGLLLWQSLRDVNLWSSFPPDERAEVFVPGADAWLLGMIRSAEVDVQLESPLMTIMRMVASPGEARPEAVELACQHVAHWADNHDHAATSIAFAQAAALAVPFDAGAAYAVGRLARRRAEYSRAETWFRRAVALARQSGDWTSYALAFSGLGNLYKQRGNFPAARRFHVRALRAARRHSLRSIQGAALHDLFVLAAGSNQNDDAERYARGAFELYGPDHPRLSALANDIAYFWMERGHFAAALTVFQALLPHMMRHEDRLVGLANIVRASAGAGQRRLFEESWDEVWDGLARNEQTENASAVLLELAHGAAQLGESERAERAAERAVKIARDRGEGRTLLTAESVLESARRGRAVRTRAEAPPRPEREEETDAFAADLVRSLNASLVAR
- a CDS encoding DUF885 domain-containing protein, with protein sequence MNRSFRWAAAAALSLSALAPAAAQQQAARPAADSLAARVNALADEFIAVGLRHYPEFGTYYGLPGVRHDRLTDNSLAAMRQREREEDAFHARVMALDPRALAGRPEYITLGFLRENGESGRQSRVCHGEYWNVDQLGGWQTSLPQLAAIQPVGTAELRQQALARFRQVPRFIDNETANLREGLRQGYSSPKGNVRRVIEQLELMVAGAAAQSPFYSPAQRDSDAAFRREWEQLVTTQINPAIRRHHDFLASEYLPRARDAVGVSALPSGAECYRARVRSFTTLEKDPQWIHRTGLQQMEKIQAEMRTIAQRSFNTSDVPALLERLRTDTQYTFRTRQQIIDYSNAAIGRSKREMGKWFGRLPRADVVVEPYQEFEERSAPGASYELPTADGSRPGRFRINTYEPEKTSRTSIESTAFHEAIPGHHLQLALALERPQAHMVTRVLGNSGFSEGWGLYAERLADEMGLFSSDLDRMGLLSNEALRAARMVVDPGMHVLGWTREQAVDYMLRHTAESRTQVENEVDRYIVWPGQATAYMTGMLEIRSLREQAERELGGRFDIRAFHDRVLEDGTVTLPMLREKIERWIAEEKAKAR